The Syngnathoides biaculeatus isolate LvHL_M chromosome 20, ASM1980259v1, whole genome shotgun sequence nucleotide sequence TTCCCCTTTGATGTCAGTTCAGAATTatgttttaataaaatgatatcCGATGTTAGACTATTTTAGCTCAGTTGCCGACAAACACCACTGAAACGATGGTAGCATACAACACTCAACTTTTTCAAGCAGAGGGGCCACAAAACGTTACCCGCGGGACTCAAAAGGCCCCTGAGCTGCAAGTTTGAGACTCCTTACATTGACTGTCCATTGGggcgaacggttgtttgtttacatgagaAGGTGAAAATTCCAGGGTGTACCTGTACAATCTCCAGCACCCTTGCGATGCTATGAGGATGAGCAGTagactggatggatgaacttaaaacttgcctttgtttttttttttttttttatttttaatgagcaCTTAGGCCTACTACActattgtattttaatgttgtacAGGACAATCGTACCTTGAGAGTCCGATATTTTGGGAGGATGTCAAATGTAAGTCAACCAATAGTCTTGATGATATTTTATACCCCACTATCACCTGGAATGTGGTGTAAATCAAGAGAAACTCgttgcataaaaaaataactgatgaatattcaatattattgGCAGGTATAGAAGATGACCAAAATTCAATTTTGCGTCTGTCCAATGAAGGCGTGGGtcgggggtgtgggggtgggaaGGCCACCCCTTCGCTCACCCTCGCAAAGACCCACAGCGCCGCTCTGTGGACGCGCGCAAACCGAAGCCCACCCGCCCACCCACCTCACCCACACCCGCACCACGCCCACCCGCCGCACTCTCGCGGCCCAGGTAGGAGCGCGCACTTCGGGCCTCGGGATGCAGCAGCGGCTCACCCACGGCGCACAGCCAGTGGAGCGCGGAGCTGGAGAGCCGACGGGCGAGCCTTGAATCCAAGACCTACCTGGACGATTATAAAAggattttattccttttttttttttaaacaataaggAGAGGAGCTCAAGTTGCGTTCAATGCGCAACCATGCTCATCATCTCGTCTCGCAGCGCGCTGCTGTCCGTCTACTACCCGCAGAtcttcctcatcctcaccagcggTAGCTACCTGTACGTTCCCTTTTCCTCCCTttgacccccccgccccccccaataGCGTTGGATTAACATCACTTTTAACACACCGGTTGCGCACGCCGAGCCGAGCGCGGGCGCAGGTGCCGGACGCGAGGAAGCGAAGCGCCCTGGTTTATTTCCACACTGACTTATTTGGCTTCCTCTTTTTGGTGAGactgaatatttttagaaatggagggggggaaaaTATGTAACTCGGAATATCGAGTCAGTCAAATCTTACGTTTGACCACAAAGGAATCGCAGAATATGTGTGATATTTCCATAGACGTGGACGGTGATCTAGTTTGTCCTATTTTCTATCTTACATTCGTGGTTGTCTTTTATTGACACGTCAGATAAATCAACCCCCCAAAATATATGATAATTAATTATTAGAAAAAATGAGCAATGATACCAAACTAAAGTTGTCTTTTAGAATCATACTTTGACAAGTGAATTTCCAAAAATACAACTTTCCTTTTGTAGTACATCTTTGACTGGAGAAAATATCCATTcatgtatccattttctttgccgcttatcctcacggggagtgcttggagcctatcccagctgtcaacgggcaggaggcggggtacaccctgaactggtcgccagccaatcgcagggaatttcgagacaaacagccgcactcacaatcacacctatgggcaatttagagtgtccaattaatgtagcatgtttttgtgatgcggggggggggggggactgcagtgcccggagaaaacccacgtaggcacggggagaacatgcaaactccacacaagggtcctcagaactgtgagcccaatgctttaccagctgagccaccgtttgttccaataaaaacatttttaaaaaatgcaaggGTGTCGGATATATGTCATCATCCATCTTTTAATCGGGCAAAATGGAAAGGTAGAGAGTACGTATGTAATGTCTCCCAAGTTCATGGATGTTCGAGGGGTCCAACCCCAATAATCAAGACGAAATAAACGTGGTTCTGACCCGTGAATTAACCTGCAGGTCTCTTGTCTACGCACAGGACGTTATCATCCGTGGTCGCGCTGGGCGCCAACATCATCTGCAACAAGATACCGGGCCTGGCGCCGCGCCAACGGGCCCTCTGCCAGAGCCGCCCGGACGCCATCATCGTCATCGGCGAGGGCGCCCAGCTGGGCATCAACGAGTGTCAGTACCAGTTCCGCTACGGGCGCTGGAACTGCTCGGCCCTGGGCGAGAGGACGGTCTTCGGACAAGAGCTGAGAGTAGGTCAGTCCGTTTGCAACTCAGTACCGACTGTTCATAAAGGTTcttctacagtactgtacatagtttagaatactcattttttttgagGTTTTTCTTTCCCTTAAAAGTCGTACAACGGGAAACTAATCAATGGAAAATTACAAGTCTGGACCTTTTTGACGCCAGGGATATGCTATCCATAATCAAGAATCAGACATTGTACACCCAAAAAGGTCCAACCTGATAAAAGGCCGTTGAGAAAAGTTAACTATGCATCTTGCCAAGCTCCGAATGTACCTTCAAATACATAGTACCTGAgtaaaaataccccaaaaagTACAGTCTGCACGGTACCCCTCAGAGCTGAATTCAGGGGGGTATGTACCGTTACCAGGACCAAATGGGGTACGGGTATGCTCTCGAGCTGTGAAAACAGAACAGCAAGAACTATTGCGATTAAGTATTGTTGACCCCTAAAAGTACGAGGGTCATACAATATTGTATTTAAAGGTAACAGTTATGCGCCGATTTCCAGCAGGTTGGAGCCCACTCTCCTTCCCCACAGAAGCTCCTCATTGCAAAGACCCCTTATATAAATTGCGCTGCGATGTTGCGGTCGTGCTGCGGGTTTGGACCCGCGTTTAATCTCACAGCTCTGGGAGCAATCACTTTGTTCCAGAGAGACAGACATCTGGATCCCTTTGCTTCCTTTGTCAAAAGGAAATGTCTCCTTTCACTTTGtggcgtgtaaaaaaaaacgactACGCTCGTCCTCTCTATGGAGGCTCCGTGTTGATAAACTGATCCTGCACTGATACGCAGCGGCgggaagtaacaaagtacaaTTTGGTACTGTGTCGAAATGGATTTTTAAGGGATCTAGACCGTACTCTGTGCCCCTTTGTCAAACTGGGCCTGACAGACACCACATCTTCAAACCTTTCTGAATTGACTTTATCGGGTCTTACGCCACCTCGGTTTCCATATCTATCCTTCAAACATAAACGAGCACAAGTGACGAGTCCCAGTTTTGTTTCCCCCCCGCCAAAATGCCTCGACCACGTCGACCCAAACGGCACTTATGCACCATCTGTACCACTTCGCCTGATTGACCACCGGGGGCCTTTGAACTCATTAAGTGTTGAAAAAGAGCCCGGGTTGAATCACGCTAACCGCTAATTGAAGGCAGGCCCGGCAGCTGGATGGCAACAATGCGCCGCTGCTGTACAATCCAAACAAATCACGGCGAGTCGAGATGGCTGCTCGGCCGTCACGTGCGCCTGATGCCTTGAGAAATGCTCCCTGCGCAATATACGAGGATTGTACAGATTTAGCCTGATGAGAGAAGGCTTCGGAGTTTATTAGTTatggatggggtgggggggaccacAGGCCTGATGGTTTCACTTTGTCAGGTTGGAGGGGAGCCATCAGAATCACTCCTACTCGAGACGCTACGCATTAATACCGCGGCCTGTTGAGAGGACGCATTACACTGATTGGCCAGGGCGCATATCCTATTACACCGACCAACCGTGGTGCCAGTAAATTAattcccccaccccactcccccTCTCAGCATGCCATAAAATATATGGGTGTTTATTCTCCAGTTCAAATGGTGACacgagaagaaagaaaaaaaaaaatccttgggaATGGGCATGTGTCAGTCAAGACCGGGCCACGGAGGCTTTCGGCAACGTAGTATCGCTTGCAAAAACAATGTGGGACGCGGAAGACGGACACAGCAAGACACTTAAGCAGTGTGAGAAATCCCATTGATGAAACACGTCAAACATAACAGGAAGGCTTatccagaaagaaaaaaaaaaaaaactctttcggTCAGCCAGTAGATGTCACTTGGACAGTAAGTGAACCATAACTAGCTTGAAGTTATGGACgcttgacgaaaaaaaaaacggggaccagaaaaaagaaagaaaaaaaactgggaaTGATTGCAAGATTCCGCAAGTAGCGGTTAATCGAGGACAGCGTCGTAATTGAGTCgaaggggggttgggggggggggcatccttGAAAGGCTCAGCGGTTCGATATGTGGGCAACTGGTCCAATCTTCTAAGAACAACATTTCTCGAGAGATAATTGCCAAGAATTTATGGGGATTCCGTCACCGACAAACCATAATCTCCATAAAACATCCACAGAATGCATCAAAATCAAGCCACGAAAAAAGGAGAATCCAACGTTGAACGGCCTTCCCTCGCGACGTTTTCGAAACTGACATGAGTCTATCAGGGACACTACAACGGGGGGCTTGCAACGGCTTTGGAAAATCATTTTCAGCAAATGCGATTCTGTCCTGCAGCtagaaaagtacaaataaataaataaagagtattaaaataaataaaagtatggTGAGACTCAGCCTTGCAAAGGGAAAACCATATATCAAAAACATCCACAAGTTGAGTTCTGGGCCCCGGGCTCAGTCCGAGATgacgcaaagtggaaaagtccGTTGTGGTCAGGCGAGTCCGTGTTTCAAAAAATTGGTTTTGGAAATCTTGGCTTTTCGTGTCCTCATTGACTAAGAAGGCACAGGAACCATCCAGATGCTTCCCGATTTGAAGGCAAAAAAGTCCGTGATGGCTTGACGTTGTTTCAGCAGCCGACGCGATCACTGGCAATTAAAAACCTTCGTCGCCGCTTGTGCGAGATGCAGAGTCGTGTACTGCAAACCAGATGAGGTCTTGTAATTGAGGCCACATTCTGGATGTggtacatggggaaaaaaaacctgctggCCATAACTACCTCACACTCACTACAAAACACCAGAGGTGGGCCCGTTCGGGTATGTATcatatgaggtggctgggggatctgatccgTACGCctcactggtgaggtgttccgggcattcccaccggggatgacccaggacacgctggagagacaacgtctctcggctggcttgggaacgcctcgggatccctctggaagagctggaagaagtggctggggaaagggaagtcagggtatccctgctgaagctagttcccccgcgacccgacccggagaagcggtagaaaatggatggatggatggaagtggaGAATGATTCTATGTCTGATTGATGGTTTCTATAAttgcaatgtatatttttagttTGAGGGGGGTAGATTGAGTTGGGTAAGTCCTTACTGAAGGCCCAGGTACCAAATGAACGACCTCCCACCCAGTGTTGATTTTACCACAAGCAACGTTGAACTCAATCAGTTCTCTGCCgacttttctccaggcagcCGGGAAGCGGCTTTCACTTACGCCATCACGGCTGCCGGCGTGGCCCACGCGGTGACCACGGCGTGTAGCCAGGGCAACCTGAGCCAATGCGGCTGCGACCGTGAGAAGCAGGGCTACCACGACCGGGAGGAGGGCTGGAAGTGGGGCGGTTGCTCGGCCGACGTCAAGTACGGCGTGGAGTTCTCGCGGCGCTTCGTGGACGCCCGTGAGATCAAGAAGAACGCCCGGCGCCTCATGAACCTGCACAACAACGAGGCAGGGCGGAAGGTACTGGGAACGCAATTGATCCGATTCAGTTTGTTAATGTGCATGGTCATAAAACAGTTTTTCCAAAACACATTACAATAAATAGATACAGTTCACATCATATCACAATAACTCTGGCAGTCCCAAGTCAGGTTCTCCGATTAATGGAGTCTTACCTGCAGTATCTGGTCTTCATTAAGCAAGAACACTAATCAAACGAGATAAGGATCTTATTGGCCACTTTATCTCAGCTCTACTTGTGTACAGTACAAAACCTCTCAGTCCTTAACTCTCAAATTCAAGTTAAGTCTCAAGTCATCAAAACAGTGACGTGACTCAACCCGAGTCCAAGTCGCGATGACTCAAATCTCCATTTCTGGTCTATCTACAACACACCTGTTGGAACCTGACCAGGGGTACCGTGATCCGCCATGTATCACCGGAGTTACGTTCCCGACCTGCCCGTGATTGgtaaaaatctaaaatatagatgattttttttaaaaaagtgatcaAACAGGGGATGAGGGGATgagattctgccccaagtggaggagtacAAATATCTTGGGGACTTTGTATCGGACCGTTGTGGCAAAGAGGGAGCTAACTCGAAAgccaaagctctcaatttacaagtcgatctatgttcctaccctcacctacagGCATGAGctttgggtcgtgaccgaaagaacgaggTCccgggatacaagcggccaa carries:
- the LOC133493501 gene encoding protein Wnt-7b-like isoform X1, giving the protein MLIISSRSALLSVYYPQIFLILTSGSYLTLSSVVALGANIICNKIPGLAPRQRALCQSRPDAIIVIGEGAQLGINECQYQFRYGRWNCSALGERTVFGQELRVGSREAAFTYAITAAGVAHAVTTACSQGNLSQCGCDREKQGYHDREEGWKWGGCSADVKYGVEFSRRFVDAREIKKNARRLMNLHNNEAGRKILEERMKLECKCHGVSGSCTTKTCWITLPKFREIGYLLKERYGTAVQVEPVHASRLRQPSFLRLKEGQGYQKPTDTDLVYLERSPNYCEEDRATGSTGTRGRLCNGTSSHTDGCNVMCCGRGYDTHHYTRVWQCNCKFHWCCVVRCNTCSEKSEVFTCK